CTTCCTGAATCATTAAGGACAAAAATATGGCGCCCAAGAAGGAAGAGAAGAGCGAATCCAGTGTATGGCTATGGTACAGTTCTTGCTGTTGGTGTAGGAGCGACGCTTGGATCACCTTTATTCGTCATAATCCCGGAGAATATTATTCAGTACGAACTTGTATCCGTAGGATCACTTCTACTGGCCGGAACAATTACATTCCTTCTTGCCAAACTTTATGCAGATATGTATGTTATATCAAGGGAGACAGGCAATACAGCGATAGGTTCACCTTCCTTCACGAAATTAGCTTGTGGGACTAGAAGTGTAAGATACTTCTTGGCCAGAGTAACCAAATGGATTGCTAATACTACTCTTGCAGCTTACTGCGCTATAATTTTTGTAGTTTTTGCTACAACTGTAATGCCAAACATACTGTCTCAGCTTAGTCTAGATAAAGAATCGATAAATTTGATAGTCTACACAATAATAGTTGTCTTCGCCATTTGGTTCGTTCTTAACACTGTGCTGGAAAGTCGATTCTTAAAAACGATAGGATTCGCGCAAATTCTGTTGACCACATCTATGGTAATAATAATAACATTTCAAGGTTTTGAATTTGGAACCATCGGATCATGGAACCTTACTGGGCTGATAAGTCACAGCTTTACAGGGAACTGGCCTATTGCGCTCTTAATAAATACAGCCTATATATATCTCCTTTTCTTCGGTTTTGAGGAAATACAATCTCTTGATCTTGATTCAATCGAAGAGTCTAACATTCCATTTGCTTCGCTATTTGGCAAGAAGAAAATAGTCAACAAAACAAAATATTTTAGACAAACTATGATGCTCAGCGTAATAATAGCTTTGTGTATAAATATCTTCTATGCACTGGCAATATACGCACTGCATCCTTCTTTAGCTAGTATAGAGTCATCTGGAATACCTGCTCTGTTTATATCTCTGCACTATCTTGGGCCCTCTCAGGCCCTTCTAACAGCTGTAGCATTTCTTATAGCTACGTTTACCACTTTTGTTCCCGCTTTTTTGGCTGCATCAAGGCATCTTGCATCGTTAGGTGAGGATGGTTATATGCCAAAGTCTGTTTCAAGTCTAGCATGGATATTTACCACAATATTCATCGCTCTGCTTGTGATAAGCGGTGAGAATTTTCTTGTCAACATAACGGACTTTATGGTCTTGGTCGGACTGGGGATCACAGCATTATCAGCTATTTGGCTTCGGAAGGATAGAACTTCGTTTCTTATCAAGTCTGATATTTTGCCTCTTATTACAGCTATTGTGTGCATAGTAATAGCATCACTGGAATACGTGATAAGTGAATCTGTAACAATTCTGGGCATATTCTCTATAATAATTGTGTATCTTATGTATGATGTGGTAGAACTTGGAGCTGTAGGAGTACAGTTATTTTTAGCAATATTCGACATATTCAGCCTTTTATTGCTTAGCACGTTACCAGCACAAAGTGCAGCAATAGTTCCTATCATTCCCTTCAATCGGCAATATGCAAATGAGGTTCTCCTGTATGGACTTGGAGCATCAACTCTGTTCCTTATTATGAATATAATCATTGACGTATACGTTATTAAAAGAACTTTTGCGCCTACTATAGCAAGAGCTGCTACAAGGGAGTAAAATCATATTTCAAAGATTATCGTTGAAAATTCAATTTCTCATACACTAAGAGGAGCAGATGAAAAAGTGTTGACGATTATAGAATTAGTCCAACAGATTTGGACGAGGCAGATTCGGTATCGAATGTACAGTCAAATGCTAATAAAAATATGCTTTTTGAATTTGATTTTAATAATAATATGTGTGGACCGGACGGGACTTGAACCCGTGAACTCTCGCTCTTTCTGGCTTTCCCATGCGAAGCGAGCATTTTACCATGCTAAACTACCGGCCCATGATAAAATTCACTTTTTGATAAAGATTTAAGCATTGTCTACGGGCGAGGAGCAAGGTTTTGTAGAGACAGTGAAGGGTACCTTAGAAGGAACCTTAAATTAAAGAGAGATGTCATAGCCGAATTTCTGACTATTTCATCCTTATCTTCAAGTGCCTTTTCCAGTGTCTCCCTCGAATCCTGACTTCCTATCGCTCCTAATGCAGCAGCGGATTCATGTCTAACTACTGGATCCGGATCTTTAAGCGTAGCCTTCTTTAGGGCTTCGTTTGCAGATGGCAATCCTATCTGTCCCATGGAGAAAGCTGCTTCATGCCTCACCAGAGGGTCTGGATCATTTAGAAGAACGTCTGATAGAGCTTCAATAGCCTTCTGTGTGCCTAGCTCAGCAA
Above is a genomic segment from Conexivisphaerales archaeon containing:
- a CDS encoding HEAT repeat domain-containing protein, producing MIDDEEHCMRVMYEMEKQYTNRNEEFFIKVIREEPSLVLRVHAVTILAELGTQKAIEALSDVLLNDPDPLVRHEAAFSMGQIGLPSANEALKKATLKDPDPVVRHESAAALGAIGSQDSRETLEKALEDKDEIVRNSAMTSLFNLRFLLRYPSLSLQNLAPRP